AAAGGCTACTGGAAAGATGTAGGAACAGTAGAAAGTTTATGGGAAGCTAATATGGATTTAATTGACCCTAAAAACCCATTGGATTTGCATGACAATAAATGGAAAATTTACTCAGTAAATCCTATTATGCCACCACAATACATTTGTCATGGTGGAAAAGTCAATTATTCCTTAGTTGTAGAGGGATGTATAGTTTGCGGAGAAGTAAACCATAGTGTATTATTTTATGGTGTAAAAGTGGGAAGAGGTTCTGTAATAAAAGATTCGGTAATCATGCCAAATGCTATCATTGAAGATAATGTATATATAGAAAGGTCGATAATAGGTGAAGGGGTAGTAATAAAATCAGGAACAAAGATTTTTGATGAATCAGGAGAGATTTCACTTATTGAGCAAGGCACAGTAATTAGTCCAGCTAGAGAAGACAAGCAAAAGCCAAAAGAAGACATATCACTTAGCTTTGAGGAAGAAGGTGCTATTAATGCTTAAAAATTGTCAAGGAATCATCAATCTTAGTGAAAATGAATACAATATAAAAAAACTGGTAAATGACAGACCGATAGCATCTATTCCTATAGCAGGAAGATATAGAGTAATAGATTTTGTACTTTCAAATATGGTAAATGCAGGTATTCAAAATATAGGAGTTTTTACTGATTATAATCACAGGTCTTTATTAGATCATACAAGTAATGGCAAAGCTTGGGATTTGGATAGAAAGATAGATGGCTTATTTATTTTTTCTCCTAATTTTAATCCTTTTACATCTAGCGTACCTAGAGGAGATATTCATAATTTTTACTCTAATTTGGATTATATCAAACTAAGCAAACAGGAGTATGTTCTGATATCATCTAGTTATATGATTGCAAATATAGACTTTAAATCAATGTATCAGAACCATATTAAGGATGGAGCTGATATTAGTATAGCATATACAAGCGTTCAAAATGCTGACACAGATTTCGAAAGGTGCTATCTATTAAACCTTGGGAAAACTGGAAGAGTAGTATCTGTCGGAGTCAATATGGGACATAGGAAAACTGCGGACGTATCTATGGAAATTTACCTTATGAAAAAAGAACTACTTTTAGATATTATTATGGATTCCATAGCAAAGGGTGAGAATTTTTATCTTAACGATGCAATAAATCAATGTATAAATACTCTTAAAATCACTGCATATAAACATAATGGCTATGTAAAATGTATAAACAGCATAGAAAAATATTTTGAGGCTAATATGGATTTTTTAAGTACAGAGGTATCTGAAGAAATATTTTATTCAGAAAGAAAAATTTATACTAAGGTCAAGGATGAATCTCCTACCTTCTATTCAAAAGAGGCTATAGTTGAAAATTCTTTAATTGCAAATGGATGCATAATAGAAGGTGAAATAAAAAATTCTGTAATTTTTAGAAGAGTTCACGTAGAAAAAGGAGCAAAAATTGAGAATTCAATAGTAATGCAAAATGGGCTAATTAAATCTAATGCAAACCTACAAAATGTAGTTTTGGATAAAGGCGTTGTTATATCAGAAAATAAAGAACTAAAAGGGGATAAAAAAGTACCATTGGTGATTGATAAAAATAGAACTATTTAATATAGAGGAGGACGATTATGAAAGTTTTGTTTGTAAGTGCAGAGAGCTATCCCTTTATAAAAACTGGGGGGCTGGGAGATGTGGCTTTTGCACTTCCAAAGGCTTTGAAAAGCCTAGGAGTAGATGTGAGAATTATGCTTCCTAAATATTTACAAATACCAGAATTTTATAAAGATAAGATGGAGCAAGTAGATGTTTTTTCAGTTCCAGTTGGCTGGAGAAATCAGTACTGTGGAGTACAGCATTTAGAATTTGAAGGCTTAGATTTTTATTTTGTAGACAATGAGTATTACTTTAAAAGAGAAAATGCTTATGGATACTTTGATGATGCAGAAAGATTTTCTTTCTTTTCAAGAGCGACAGTTGAATTTGTAAAGCGCATGAATTTTATTCCTGATATAATCCATCTTAATGATTGGCATACTGCACTTATTCCTGCTTATTTAAAAATGGAAAATTACCAGCATCTAGGGAAAACTAATATCAAAACTGTATTTACAATACACAATCTTCAATATCAGGGGGTGTTCTCCAAAGAAGTTTT
This is a stretch of genomic DNA from Acetoanaerobium sticklandii. It encodes these proteins:
- the glgD gene encoding glucose-1-phosphate adenylyltransferase subunit GlgD, with amino-acid sequence MLKNCQGIINLSENEYNIKKLVNDRPIASIPIAGRYRVIDFVLSNMVNAGIQNIGVFTDYNHRSLLDHTSNGKAWDLDRKIDGLFIFSPNFNPFTSSVPRGDIHNFYSNLDYIKLSKQEYVLISSSYMIANIDFKSMYQNHIKDGADISIAYTSVQNADTDFERCYLLNLGKTGRVVSVGVNMGHRKTADVSMEIYLMKKELLLDIIMDSIAKGENFYLNDAINQCINTLKITAYKHNGYVKCINSIEKYFEANMDFLSTEVSEEIFYSERKIYTKVKDESPTFYSKEAIVENSLIANGCIIEGEIKNSVIFRRVHVEKGAKIENSIVMQNGLIKSNANLQNVVLDKGVVISENKELKGDKKVPLVIDKNRTI